Below is a genomic region from Billgrantia tianxiuensis.
CGCGCCTCGCGCAAACGGGTCTCCATGGAAGGACGCAGCAAAAGATCCTCGGGAGGGTAGCCGCTCAGGAAAAGCTCGGGGAACACCACGATATCGGCACCATGTTCGATGCGCGCCTCGCGAACGGCTTCGATGGCTCGTTCGGCGTTGCCGGGGATGTCCCCCACCAGTGGGTCCAGCTGCGCCATTACCAGCGTCAAATCTTGCATGGGCGTAGAAATCTCTTGAGAATCCGAGGTCACTGTATTGTCCCGCAAGGGCGCCCGGCTGGCAAAGCCGCTAGCCCCCATCTGGGAGAAGGATAAGGATGAACCTATTGCTCATTCGCCTGATCATCTTCGCCGTGCTGTTCTTTGCCGGCCTCCAGCTCTATCGCATGTACCGCCAATGGAAGCTCGACCGTGAGGAAGCACTGGACAGCGAGTCGCAGCAAGAGGGCGGCCAGATGGTACGCTGCGCCTGGTGCAAAGTGCACGTACCGGAAGCCGACGCCCTGCGCGAACAGGGCGAATGGTTCTGTAGCAGCGCCCATCGCGATCGTTTCCTCCAGGAACAGCACCCCGAGGAGTAAAACCGTCATGGCGTGACGGCAATCGCCTACAGGCCTTATCGGCAATGGCTGATAGACGCCACTCCAGGCTCGACTAGAGTGTGTGCTTAATGACCACGAGGCATCACTCCGGGAGAGTTCCATGGACGCTGCTCATGCCCTGACCGGCAACGCTTCACGCCAATGTGGCCTTACCCTCATCGAGCTGCTGGTCGTCATCGCGCTGGGTGTCGTGCTGATAGGCTGGGCAGTGCCGGGCCTGCAGGCAATGAGCGCCCGCCAGGAGGTGGCCGCCGAAGCGCATCGACTGCGGGTCGCACTCTCTCTGGGGCGCAACACGGCCATCACGCGGCGCAGCGTCGTCATCGTCTGTCCCAGCCCCGACCGCCGGCGCTGCAACATGGACGATTGGAGCGCTCCGCTGGCCATCGTACTCGGCCCGCTGACGGGCACCGATTTCGCCGAGGGAGCCCTGCTGAGAGTCATCGAAGCCGGCGGCCGCGGAGTCAGCGTCAGCTATCGCCAGGATGGCAAGCCGGTACGTTACGGCGCCCTGGGAAGGCCCGCGGGCCACAACGGCACCTTCCGCATATGCGGACATCAGGACCATGGCGCCCAACTGGTACTCAGCAATTTCGGTCGGCTGCGCAGCGGTGGAAGCATGAGCTGCTGAATCCACCGCACCTGTGCAGGAGTGTCCATGCGCCAAGCCATCGTGGGTTATCACAAGGACGATGAGAATCACTGGGTCGCCGAACTCGAGTGCGGCCACAACCAGCACGTCCGCCACCAGCCGCCCTGGATAGAGCGCCCCTGGGTCACGACGGAGGCCGGACGCCGCTCGCGCCTCGGCCTGGCGCTGGAGTGCATGAAATGCGACCGCGGAGAACCTCGCGACAATCCCTGAACGCCGGCCGCCACGGAGTAAGGCACGCCAGTCTTTGGCCTAGCCCTTTGGCCCCATCAATAGCCAGATGATCAGCCCCACCAGTGGAAACACTAGCAACACGATGATCCACAGCAGCTTGGCGATCGGTCCGGCAGGACTCTTCGCCACCTTGACGATGGCCCACACCAGGATGATCAGCCAGATCAGGCCCAACAGGCCGCCCACTTCGATTCCCATTCGACATCTCCTTGTCCAGCAGTGTGTGCTGATTCAAGAACTAGCACGCAGCGTCATGAGTAACAATCCGAAACTGTAGCGTTATGTGAATCAAGGTAGCGTGCTTTATGCCATTCGCCACCATTCGGGTAACAGCTTGCGCACCTCGCGCTGCTGGAAGCGATCATCCATCAATACCAGCGTGCCGCGATCCTGCGGCCCCCGGATCACCCTGCCGGCGGCCTGAATCACCTTGATCAGCCCAGGTATGCGATAGGCATAGGCATCGCCACAGCCGAAGCGAGCGTCCAACCTGGCCTTCAGCGCTTCGCTGAAGGCATCGAACGGAGGCAAACCCAGCGTTGCGATGAAGGCGCCGATCAGTCGCTCCCCGGGCAGGTCGATGCCCTCGCCGAAAGCCCCACCCAACACCGCAAAGCCGATGCCCTGCCCCCCGGCCCGAAAGCGCGCCAGGAAAGCGTCGCGCTCGGCCTCGCTCATGCCGCGGGTCTGGCTCCAGTGCGGCAGCTCGGGATGCCGCTGCGCCAGTCGCTGCGTTACCGATTCCAGATAGGCGAAGCTGCTGAAGAAAGCGAGGTAGAGGCCGGGACGCGAACGATACTGCCCCACGAGTTCTGCCACGATGGGATCGAGCGAGACCTGGCGGTCGCGCAGGCGTGTCGAGATGTCCCTGTTGATGCGCACTTCGAGCTGGTCGGCGTGAAAGGGCGAAGCGATCGATCGCCAGACGCAATCGCCGGGTAGCCCCAGCAGGTCGCGGTGATAGCCCGGCGGGCTCAGGGTCGCCGAGAACAGCACCGCACTGTGTGCCTGGGTGAAACGCAGCGCCAGGAAGTCCGCCGGCACCAGGTTGCGCAGGCCGAGCAGCGCCCGACCACGGCCATACAGGGTGAGATCGCATAGCGAGTGGTCACCGAACGATTCGGCCAGACGCATGAACGCCAAAGCCTCGAACAGCCGCTCCTGCAGGACCGGGTCGGCCCCACCCGGGTGCTCGGCCAGATAATCGGTGATGGCTGCCACCGCTTGCTGCAGCGCACCGAGAAATCGCCCCGGTAGCTCCTCCAGCACTCGGTAAGCGGGCTGGCCCGGCCGGCCCTCGTCGGTTCCTCCCCCCTGCTCTCGCACCAGAACCTGCCACTGGCGTACCAGCCGGCCGAGCGGCTTGACCAGCGTCGCCGGCGCCTGACGATGCAGGCGACTGAGTGCGCGCTGGTCCAGTTCGGCGCTGTACATCTTGCGCGCACGCTCCACCAGATTGTGAGCCTCGTCCACCAGCAGCGCCTGGCGCCAGCCGTTGGCCTGGGCCAACCCATGCAGCAGCGCCGAGGCGTCGAAGTAGTGATTGACGTCGCCCACACAGACATCGCTCCAGTGCGCCATCTCCTGGCCCAGGTAGTAAGGGCAGACTCGGTGTTCGAGCGCCACCTCGCGCAGCGCCTCGCGGTCGAGCCAGCCGCGCGCAACTGCGGCCTGGCGGGCGGCCGGCAAGCGGTCGTAGAAGCCCGCAGCCAGCGGGCAAGCATCGCCATGGCATGCCTTGTCGGGATGCTCACAGGCCTTGCTGCGTGCCACCAGCTCCTGCACCCGCAGCGGCAGGCGCAGCTGGGTCTCTTGACTGTCCGCGTCGGCTGCGCCCAGCCGGGCCAGGGCGTCCAACGCCAGGCGCCTGCCCGGCGTCTTCATGGTCAAGAAGGCAAGCCGGTCGATGCCTTGTCGCGGCATCGCCTTGAGCATCGGGAACAGCGTGGCCACGGTCTTGCCGATGCCGGTCGGCGCCTGCACCAGCAGGCAGCGCCTGGTAGCGGCTGCCTTGTAGACGCTCTCGGCCAGTTCCCGCTGCCCGGGGCGAAAGGTGTCGTGGGGGAAGCCCAGACCAGCCAGGGCGGTATCGCGCGCCTGGCGGTGCTGCGCCTCTTGTTCGGCCCAGCCCAGGAAGCGCCCGCACTGGGCCTCGAAGAAGGCGCTGAGCTCGCTGGCGCTGGCCTCCTCGGTCAGCAGCGTCTCGCGCTCGCTGGCGATATCCAAATAGACCAGCGCCAGGGTCAGCGACTCGAGCCCACGCTCGGCGCACAGCAGCGCCCCGTAGACCTTGACCTGGGCCCAGTGCAGGGCTCGCTGATTGTGCGCCATGCGCGACAGGTCGCCGCGATGGGTCTTGATCTCCTCGAGGCGGTTGCTCGCCGGATCGAAGCCGTCGGCCCGCCCGCTGACCACGAGACCGCGATAGCGGCCGCTCAGGGCGATCTCGCGCTCGTAGCTCTTGCCGCGGCGCCCCGTCACCAGCGCATGGCCGGCGATGCCTTCGCGAGCGCTGGGCGAAGGCGTGAAGCGGTGGTCGAGGTCGCCCTCGCGGGCGGTGAAGTCGCACAGCGCCCGCACGGCCACCCGGTAGAGCGGCGTTTCGGCACGATCCATGGCATCACTCATGGCGCCGCGTCCTGCTGCCAGGTCACATGACAGACCAAGGCGTCGATCCCCTGAGCCCGGAAGAACGCCAGCCAACGGCGCTGGTTGTCCTGCAGCCTGTCGCCGGGCCCCTTCACCTCGATCATCCGATAGCGAGGCTCGGCGCCTCCGGGCAGGAACTGGATCAGGTCGGGCAATCCGGCGCGATTGGTCTTGAGGTCGCTCAGCAGGCGTTCGAAGCAGGCGCGCAGGTGCGTGGCGGGAATGCAGGCCAGCGCCTGTTCGAGCAGCGTCTCGTCGAGCCCTTCCCAGAACACGAAGGGCGATGCCACGCCATGTTTTTCGCGCCAGGTGCGCCATATCGCCTCGCCATGGGTGCCCTCGTCAAGGCAAGCCAGACAACGCTCGAACCGCTCGCGGCGGCGCGCGACGAAATCGTCGCGATAGAGATCCGCCGGCCCGCTATGAAAAGGGTGGAAGAAAGCCCCGGGCAGCGGCGCAAATAGCGCCGGCCAACACAGCAGGCCGAACAGGCCGGTCAGCAGCGTATTCTCGACGTAGTGGACCGGCGCCTCGGGACGGCTGAGGTGCTCGACCACGGCCTGCTCGACACCTGACGGAGTCTCACCGGCGCGAGGCAGGCACAGGTCCAGTCGTGGTGGGGATGACTCGACTGCACGGCGTGGTGGCGCCAGCCCCAGCCGGCGACAGAGCCTGGGCAGCAAGCGTGCCAGCGCCTGGTTCTCCTGCTCGCCAACGGCCGATGCCCACGCCCGGCTGGCCAGGGCATGAGCCTGGCGATGCTCACCCCGCCGCTCCAGCAGCCGCAGGCGGCGAATGCGTGCCTCTACCTGGCCGGCCGGGCCGTCGCCGCTCTCGGCATAGAGCCGCAGGGCCAACGTTTCCTGCCCGCCACGTTCGGCTGTCTGGCCCAGCAGGAACGCCAGCCTGGCACGCCGCTGCGCCAGCCAAGTATTCTCAGCCGGCACGACCGGCATCTCGGCCATCAGCGTCTCGGGCGACTCCCCCTGTTCCAACCGTTCCCGCAGCTCATGCAGCGTCAGGTAAACGTCCACCTCCTCACGGCGGTGAAAGGCTCGTGAGCCGGGTGTCAGCTCGACTTGCTCGAAGCGCTGCAGGCCAAGCTCGGTAAGCACGAACTCGGCCCAATCCTGGCGCAGGTTGCCGAAGAACATCAGCCGCAGCCGGTCGCACCAGGGCATTACGGTCAAGCGCACGATGCGCTCACCGCCCAGCATCTTGCCGGCGGCGGGCCACCATTCGGTCAGCCGCTGCACCTGGCTCAAATGCGGCTGTAGCGTCTCCCACAGTACCGTCTTGCTCGCCCTGGACGAGAGCCCGGCATCGGCCATCTCGCTTGCCAGCGCCTGACGCAGCTCGGCCAGGCGCAGCAGCCGAAACAGCTCGGCGAGTGATATCGCCGGGTCCGTCTCGACCCAGCCCGCTGACGCGAGGGGCGCAAGCGCCCTGTCGACGTCGCCGATCTCGGCGTAAGCGAGCTTGCCGGTGCGAAAGTGCTCGCCCTTGCGCATCACCATGCGCACCAGCAAGGCCTGAGCCGCCTGCGGCAAGGCCTCGAACGTGGTGAGAAAGCCCTGCTCCTCCGCGGTCAGCAGCTCGGCGTGATGCTCGTGCACCCAGCCAAGCACGAAGCGGAAGTTCGCCAAGTAGTAGAAGGGATCGTCGAGCGAAGCGGTCGCCGAGACAGGGCGCAGAATACTGTTCATGCATCCATGATATCAGCCCTGTGAGGCACTGCCAGTCTCGATACTCAGCGCAGACCTGCAGCGAGTGCGCGCACCACGTCGGCCGCCGGTATCTCGCGGCAGGCACTGGCATTCTGACCGGCCCACAGCGGCGAGAAGTCGCTACTCCCTGCCGCCTCGGCGGCACTACGCAGCGGCGCTATGGCGGAGGTGGCCAGGGGGAAGGCCGGCGCCACATCGCTGAGCGGACCGAGTTCGCGCATCAGCCTGGTGAGGATGCCGCGAGCGGGCCGCCCCGTGTAGAGGTTGGTCAACGCCGTGTGGCGTGCCGCCTCACTCAACAGGGCCTGCCGATGAAGCGTCGAGGTCGTGGCCTCGGAGCAGCAGAGAAAGGCGGTGCCGACCTGGACGGCAGAGGCACCCAGGGCAAGGGCTGCGGCGACACCACGGGCATCGGCGATGCCGCCGGCGGCGACCAC
It encodes:
- a CDS encoding ATP-dependent DNA helicase, with translation MSDAMDRAETPLYRVAVRALCDFTAREGDLDHRFTPSPSAREGIAGHALVTGRRGKSYEREIALSGRYRGLVVSGRADGFDPASNRLEEIKTHRGDLSRMAHNQRALHWAQVKVYGALLCAERGLESLTLALVYLDIASERETLLTEEASASELSAFFEAQCGRFLGWAEQEAQHRQARDTALAGLGFPHDTFRPGQRELAESVYKAAATRRCLLVQAPTGIGKTVATLFPMLKAMPRQGIDRLAFLTMKTPGRRLALDALARLGAADADSQETQLRLPLRVQELVARSKACEHPDKACHGDACPLAAGFYDRLPAARQAAVARGWLDREALREVALEHRVCPYYLGQEMAHWSDVCVGDVNHYFDASALLHGLAQANGWRQALLVDEAHNLVERARKMYSAELDQRALSRLHRQAPATLVKPLGRLVRQWQVLVREQGGGTDEGRPGQPAYRVLEELPGRFLGALQQAVAAITDYLAEHPGGADPVLQERLFEALAFMRLAESFGDHSLCDLTLYGRGRALLGLRNLVPADFLALRFTQAHSAVLFSATLSPPGYHRDLLGLPGDCVWRSIASPFHADQLEVRINRDISTRLRDRQVSLDPIVAELVGQYRSRPGLYLAFFSSFAYLESVTQRLAQRHPELPHWSQTRGMSEAERDAFLARFRAGGQGIGFAVLGGAFGEGIDLPGERLIGAFIATLGLPPFDAFSEALKARLDARFGCGDAYAYRIPGLIKVIQAAGRVIRGPQDRGTLVLMDDRFQQREVRKLLPEWWRMA
- a CDS encoding GspH/FimT family pseudopilin; this translates as MDAAHALTGNASRQCGLTLIELLVVIALGVVLIGWAVPGLQAMSARQEVAAEAHRLRVALSLGRNTAITRRSVVIVCPSPDRRRCNMDDWSAPLAIVLGPLTGTDFAEGALLRVIEAGGRGVSVSYRQDGKPVRYGALGRPAGHNGTFRICGHQDHGAQLVLSNFGRLRSGGSMSC
- a CDS encoding DUF3565 domain-containing protein: MRQAIVGYHKDDENHWVAELECGHNQHVRHQPPWIERPWVTTEAGRRSRLGLALECMKCDRGEPRDNP
- a CDS encoding PP0621 family protein, which gives rise to MNLLLIRLIIFAVLFFAGLQLYRMYRQWKLDREEALDSESQQEGGQMVRCAWCKVHVPEADALREQGEWFCSSAHRDRFLQEQHPEE
- a CDS encoding VRR-NUC domain-containing protein, whose product is MNSILRPVSATASLDDPFYYLANFRFVLGWVHEHHAELLTAEEQGFLTTFEALPQAAQALLVRMVMRKGEHFRTGKLAYAEIGDVDRALAPLASAGWVETDPAISLAELFRLLRLAELRQALASEMADAGLSSRASKTVLWETLQPHLSQVQRLTEWWPAAGKMLGGERIVRLTVMPWCDRLRLMFFGNLRQDWAEFVLTELGLQRFEQVELTPGSRAFHRREEVDVYLTLHELRERLEQGESPETLMAEMPVVPAENTWLAQRRARLAFLLGQTAERGGQETLALRLYAESGDGPAGQVEARIRRLRLLERRGEHRQAHALASRAWASAVGEQENQALARLLPRLCRRLGLAPPRRAVESSPPRLDLCLPRAGETPSGVEQAVVEHLSRPEAPVHYVENTLLTGLFGLLCWPALFAPLPGAFFHPFHSGPADLYRDDFVARRRERFERCLACLDEGTHGEAIWRTWREKHGVASPFVFWEGLDETLLEQALACIPATHLRACFERLLSDLKTNRAGLPDLIQFLPGGAEPRYRMIEVKGPGDRLQDNQRRWLAFFRAQGIDALVCHVTWQQDAAP
- a CDS encoding PLDc N-terminal domain-containing protein, whose protein sequence is MGIEVGGLLGLIWLIILVWAIVKVAKSPAGPIAKLLWIIVLLVFPLVGLIIWLLMGPKG